The window GCGTTTCAAAGCCCCAAGCTTCGCAGCGATTTTGGATGTAGAGCTCAAAATAATATCTTTCGCGCTCGCCCAAGCTCTCCACTTCCTTTTTGCATGTGCGCTTGATATACGCCTCGTGCGGATATCTTAGCCGATTTGCCGCATATATATTACCCGCGTCCGCGCGCTTTATCAGCTTGGCGATACAGGCGTCATCCTCTTCGTCGTGCCTGCCTGAAAAAAATTCTCTCGCGCTACAATACCCGCCGCTACCGCTTACAAACGCGGCATAAATAATAATAAGCGCCACAGCTAGCACAAAAACATGACTTTTACCGATTTTCAAGCTCGTCTCCTTCGCGATTAAATTTTGATTTTTTCCGCAGATTTACGATTTGCGGGCGGATCGTAAGCTCACTTACATTGGACTTCGTGCGCAGAATTTGCAACGTAAAATTTGCGATCTCCCCCGCGTCCACGAAGCTAGCCTCATCATCCGCAGGCTCAAAGCTCAAATCCTCGTAAAAGGGCGTTTTGGTGATGTCCGGGTTGATGCAGCTTACTCTGATCTGCTTGCGCGCCTCCTCGAAAAGACAGAGCAGAAACGCCCGCAGCCCCGCCTTGCTCGCGCTATAAACCGCGCTAAAGCGGCTCGCTCGCAGCGCCTCGATCGAGCTAATGCCGATGATATGGGCACGGTTGTGCTTTAAATTCGGCAAAAGCGCGCGCGTGATGATGATGTTTGCGGTAAGATTTACGTTTAAAATTTTTAAAATTTCGCTCTCGCTCATCGCCTCAAGCGGCGCAAATTTCGCCGTACCCGCGCACAAAATCAGCGCGCCCACCTCGCACGCCGCAGCCAGCGCACGGCACTCCTTCGCTAGCGCGTCCGTATCCTCAAAGCGCGAGGCCAGCGTTAAAATTTCATAGCCGTTTTGTCGCAGAAGCTCCGCAACCGCGCTGCCGATACCGCCGCTTGCGCCCGTGATCAATGCTTTCATCTTTTCTCCTTTAAATTTTAATGCCGCTTCGGCGCGTTAAGCTTAGCGCGCCGAGTAAATTTTACTGCGCTAAATTTACGCGGATTATTTAAACCGCGCCGCGACTTCGCTGGGTAAAATTTTAAATTTAGCCCGCGGCGTTTTGCTGTGCGAGCGTTTTGTAAAATTTCATCGCCGCCCGCCCCGCACGATTTATAAAGCCGGGTGTGGCGCTAAATTTTAACCGCTCGCTCGCTGCAAATTTCGCGCTGTATCCTCGGCACCGCATGCGAGCTGATACGGACTGCGACATCTGCGGCAAACAGCGCGTCTAGCGCCGCCGTATCTTTGCAAAATACGCCGCCTTCATCGCCTCCTCAAACGCGTCGTTGCTTTCGTACTCGTGCCCCAAAACCTCGCTCCACAGGTTCGCATCCTCCATGCAGAGGTAGAAAAACACCCGCTCGCGCCACGGCGAAAGCGCGTTCGCGGCAAATTTAAAAAGCTCACGCTTGATCTGCAGCGGGTAGGACAGCTTGCCGTTCGCGTCCGCAAGGGGCATCTGTATAATTTTGCTCCGCAGCCCGCGCGAGCGCAGCTTCTTGACGACGGGCTTGATAAAGGTAAGCGTACCGATCGAAACCATCGCGACGCCGCTTGGATCAAAGCGGCGCAGCAGCTGCTCAAAAAGCGCGCCGTAATCGCTTTGCCATCCTTCGTACCAAACCATCGGGTGGAGGTGAAAGCCCACCAAAATGCCGTGAGCCGCGAGCGCTTCGGCTGCCGCCAGCCGCGCATCCAGGCTCGCGCTTAGATGCTCCTCGTTCGCTATGATCGCGGGCGTATTTAGCGAAAAAGTAACGATGAGGTTGCGCGGGATCTCGCGCTGCAGGAAAAACCGGATATTGTTCGACTTGCTTTTAAGCTCCAAAATCACGTTTTCATGCCGCGCCGCAAAATCGCATAGCGCGCTTAAAATGCCGAAGCGATCGCCCCACATGAGCGAGTCGGAGCTCTGCCCCGTGCCGATGTGGTAGCTGCGCGTGGGATCGAGCCGCAGTTGCGCTAAATTTGCCGCGAAATTCTCGTCAAAGCCGATTTTCCCGTGCTTGTAAAAGGAGCCGATCGCGCAATAGGAGCAGTCAAAGCCGCACGAATTGACCGCATCGAGCGTCAGCAGATTGCAGCAGCGCGTGTTTTCGCTCGCCACCGGGCAGCGACCCAAAGCGATACGATCCGCGCGAAAGGAGGAAATTTCAAATTTTTTCGGCGCGTAATCGCTTTTGAAGCTCGCGTACGAGTGCGGGCGCGACTTGAGATCCAGCCAGGCTTCGCGCACGAAATTAAAAATTTGCTCGCCGCTTTGGACTTTCCCTGCTTTATTAAATTTGGCTTTATTAAAATTTAGCCCGCACCGCTCGCTTGTAAGCAGCTCATAAACGGGCGCCTCGTCCCACGCCTCAAAATCGCTCGCAAACTCCGCAAGCTGCTTTCGTTGCTGAAATGAAAAGTGAAATTTCTCAAATAGCGCGCCCAAAAACGTGCTCGATCGCTCGCCCAGATTCACGCCAAACTGCGCGCCTAGCTCCTTTTTCGCCTCCGTCATCTTGCTCCGCTTCGTTTAAATTTTGCAAATTATACTTAAATTTCGCGCACCGTCACTGAAAATCGATGAAATTTCAGATCGCGCCGCAGAATAGTCGCTCGAAATAGAAGGCGTAAGCTAGCGTAATAGCGACGTTTAGGATCAAAATTCCGCCGAGTATGAGCTTTTGCGGGATTTTTTTGACGCCCGTTCGGTAGTAATACGGCAGGGCGCAGAAAAACGCGGGCGGCACGAGCAGAACGATGCCTAGCGGTATGCCCGTGCCGCCGGTGCCTATCTCCGCACTGCGCACAAACTGCGCCATGGCGGGGAATTTGAGGGCGGCGAATATGGCCGCCGCAAAGAACAGTTGCACGCAGACGCAGTAAAATAGGTAGCGCGCGCCTATTAGGGCGTCTTTTAGCCATAGCCCGATACAGGCAAATGCGAGCAAAAGAGCTAAAAAGACCAATAAGGGCGGATCCGCGAACAGATCCGCCACGGCATACGCGCAAGCCGCGACGCACGCGCACGCCAAGAGGGCAAAACATAGATAAGAGCCTTTTATTTTCATCGTTTCTCCTGCGACTCCGCAATACCTTAAAATTCCGCGTCGTATTCGGCGTATGAAGCCAAAATTTCATCTCTCGGCTCGGTTTTTTGCATACGCTCTAGTAGTTAAATTTTGCCTTTTATTGCGGCGCGGATTTGCGGCAGACGCGCCTTTACGAGCTCATAGACGAAGCTTTTGCAAAGCCGCTCGCCGCCCAAATGATCGCTTACGATCTTCATCATCGCCCATGGCGCGCCCGCACGCTTGCAAGCATTAACAAAAAGCGCGCTCTCCATATCGTAAAGCGTAACGTAGTGATTTGTGCACCCGCGGATAGCGTCTTTTGCCGCGCACGGCGTATTTTGTGTTGCGCGCGCTGCGGTATTCGTCGCGACGTTGTGCCCACTTACCGCGATTTGTGAGGGTTTTACGCTCGCTAAATTTTGCGCCTCAACTTGCGTTGCGCCTTGTATTTCAACCCGCGTCGCGTCGCGCGTGAAATTTTTTGTATCTG of the uncultured Campylobacter sp. genome contains:
- a CDS encoding spore photoproduct lyase family protein; this translates as MTEAKKELGAQFGVNLGERSSTFLGALFEKFHFSFQQRKQLAEFASDFEAWDEAPVYELLTSERCGLNFNKAKFNKAGKVQSGEQIFNFVREAWLDLKSRPHSYASFKSDYAPKKFEISSFRADRIALGRCPVASENTRCCNLLTLDAVNSCGFDCSYCAIGSFYKHGKIGFDENFAANLAQLRLDPTRSYHIGTGQSSDSLMWGDRFGILSALCDFAARHENVILELKSKSNNIRFFLQREIPRNLIVTFSLNTPAIIANEEHLSASLDARLAAAEALAAHGILVGFHLHPMVWYEGWQSDYGALFEQLLRRFDPSGVAMVSIGTLTFIKPVVKKLRSRGLRSKIIQMPLADANGKLSYPLQIKRELFKFAANALSPWRERVFFYLCMEDANLWSEVLGHEYESNDAFEEAMKAAYFAKIRRR
- a CDS encoding SDR family oxidoreductase, with the protein product MKALITGASGGIGSAVAELLRQNGYEILTLASRFEDTDALAKECRALAAACEVGALILCAGTAKFAPLEAMSESEILKILNVNLTANIIITRALLPNLKHNRAHIIGISSIEALRASRFSAVYSASKAGLRAFLLCLFEEARKQIRVSCINPDITKTPFYEDLSFEPADDEASFVDAGEIANFTLQILRTKSNVSELTIRPQIVNLRKKSKFNREGDELENR